Proteins encoded by one window of Corythoichthys intestinalis isolate RoL2023-P3 chromosome 20, ASM3026506v1, whole genome shotgun sequence:
- the rgs9bp gene encoding regulator of G-protein signaling 9-binding protein yields MPLVNNKIGDDCTLGTNKALTDGKALVDSLIKVVACYRHLASCVGGCTDSLQLRDELRQTRERARNLATTIRQHLTSHLRDKRLPVEQRKEMELLWVAFSSSLELLHIDMCKVYKMGDIFKVAESPSLVQTGLQGGSTEVAARALSLPDLSRALKSNPLGDLENQERQTMEQDISQIDHMIDDMETKVNVLRWMVEPHGALNGDPRGSTDSASLALFSMDEEQLGGHSPAGQRRHIVALLLLCAVILGATTLCICIFFLS; encoded by the exons ATGCCCCTTGTAAATAACAAAATTGGAGATGACTGCACACTTGGCACAAACAAGGCTCTGACCGATGGCAAAGCTCTGGTGGATTCGTTGATTAAG GTGGTGGCATGCTATCGACATTTAGCTTCGTGCGTCGGCGGCTGCACTGACAGCTTGCAGCTGCGAGATGAGTTGAGGCAAACAAGAGAGAGGGCCCGGAATTTGGCCACGACCATCCGTCAACATCTCACCTCGCATCTTCGGGACAAGCGCCTACCTGTGGAACAGCGGAAAGAGATGGAGCTCCTTTGGGTAGCCTTCTCATCCAGCTTGGAGCTGCTCCACAttgacatgtgcaaagtttacaAAATGGGAGACATCTTCAAGGTTGCCGAGTCTCCTAGTTTGGTTCAAACTGGCCTGCAAg GAGGAAGCACCGAAGTTGCTGCTCGAGCTCTCAGTCTGCCAGACCTTAGCAGGGCTTTGAAGTCCAACCCCCTCGGTGACCTCGAGAACCAGGAGCGCCAGACCATGGAGCAGGATATCAGCCAAATTGACCACATGATCGATGACATGGAAACAAAAGTGAATGTGCTGCGTTGGATGGTGGAGCCCCACGGGGCGCTGAACGGCGACCCGCGGGGCAGCACTGACAGCGCTTCCCTGGCCTTGTTCTCTATGGATGAGGAGCAACTTGGCGGACACTCCCCTGCAGGCCAGCGCCGTCATATTGTGGCACTCTTACTACTGTGTGCAGTCATTTTGGGTGCAACCACTTTATGTATCTGCATCTTCTTCCTCTCATGa